The Methanoregula boonei 6A8 genome has a window encoding:
- a CDS encoding cobalamin B12-binding domain-containing protein has translation MADTRDAFVNALVDLDETTCIDLLNQRIAAKEAPLLILEDIRKATDIVGKRFEEGRYFVSDLMMAGEILSQAMALLKPVFGEHKMASKGTILVGTVEGDVHDIGKNIVSALLEAEGFEIIDIGVDQPPAVFIKAIQDHHPKVVSMSGLLTEAIESMKKTIDAIKAAGLRSQVKIIIGGGRCDEEAKEHTGADEWADDAAVGVRKIKQLAGA, from the coding sequence ATGGCAGACACACGAGATGCTTTTGTCAACGCTCTTGTCGATCTCGATGAGACCACCTGTATCGACCTCCTGAACCAAAGGATTGCTGCTAAGGAAGCCCCGCTCCTGATCCTTGAGGATATCAGGAAGGCTACCGATATCGTGGGCAAACGCTTCGAGGAGGGGCGGTACTTTGTCTCCGATCTCATGATGGCCGGCGAGATCCTCTCGCAGGCAATGGCCCTCTTAAAGCCGGTCTTTGGCGAGCACAAGATGGCAAGCAAGGGCACAATCCTTGTCGGTACTGTGGAAGGGGACGTGCACGATATCGGGAAGAACATTGTCTCGGCGCTCCTCGAGGCCGAGGGCTTTGAGATTATCGATATCGGCGTTGACCAGCCGCCCGCCGTATTTATCAAGGCGATCCAGGACCATCACCCGAAAGTCGTGAGCATGAGCGGCCTTCTCACCGAGGCGATCGAGTCGATGAAAAAGACCATCGATGCGATAAAAGCCGCCGGGCTCCGTTCGCAGGTAAAGATCATTATCGGCGGCGGGCGGTGCGATGAGGAAGCAAAAGAGCACACCGGCGCAGACGAATGGGCGGATGATGCGGCCGTGGGTGTGAGGAAGATCAAGCAGCTTGCCGGGGCGTGA
- a CDS encoding type III PLP-dependent enzyme — translation MTTTGSACGQDNAVSHMDRGSSEMFQALARKEGTPLFVIDHAKIRENYREFKKNFPKIQAYFAVKANSNPGIVKTLMDLGASFDVASMPEFMIVHNFIKDMPDKERQDFIWDRIIYANTIKPIETLEELNQYKPLVTFDNIEELKKIRQHAPQAGLVLRLRVPNTGSMVELSSKFGADPGEAVDLIKAAFDLGLVVEGLSFHVGSQCTNFENYVVALQISANIIEETEHRTGRKIRILDIGGGFPVKYNPEVRSIEELAVKLKAEIARLFPDDMEILAEPGRFLVANACTLVAKVVGKAYRDGKPCYYINDGVYHTYSGQVFDHCTYPVLAFKEGPRQISAVFGPTCDAFDTITLSAELPELDIGDLVYSVNIGAYSIASSTYFNGFPPAKVFHINQ, via the coding sequence GTGACAACCACAGGCAGCGCATGCGGGCAGGACAATGCGGTATCCCATATGGACCGCGGAAGTAGCGAGATGTTTCAGGCTTTGGCAAGGAAAGAAGGTACTCCCCTTTTTGTGATCGACCATGCAAAGATCCGGGAGAACTACCGCGAGTTCAAGAAAAATTTCCCAAAAATCCAGGCCTATTTTGCCGTCAAGGCGAACTCGAACCCCGGGATTGTAAAAACCCTTATGGATCTCGGCGCGAGTTTCGATGTCGCTTCCATGCCCGAGTTCATGATCGTGCACAATTTCATCAAGGATATGCCGGACAAAGAACGGCAGGACTTCATCTGGGACCGGATCATCTACGCAAACACGATCAAGCCCATCGAGACCTTAGAGGAACTCAACCAGTACAAGCCACTGGTGACGTTTGACAACATCGAGGAACTCAAAAAGATCCGGCAACATGCGCCACAGGCCGGCCTTGTGCTCCGGTTGCGGGTCCCAAACACCGGCTCCATGGTCGAGCTCTCATCCAAATTCGGGGCAGACCCGGGTGAGGCCGTTGACCTTATCAAGGCTGCATTCGATCTCGGCCTCGTTGTCGAGGGCCTCAGTTTCCACGTAGGCAGCCAGTGCACCAATTTCGAAAACTACGTAGTGGCACTCCAGATCTCGGCCAATATCATAGAGGAGACCGAGCACCGGACCGGAAGGAAGATCCGGATCCTGGATATTGGCGGCGGCTTTCCCGTGAAGTACAATCCCGAGGTCCGATCCATCGAGGAACTCGCGGTCAAGCTCAAAGCGGAGATCGCCCGGCTCTTCCCGGACGACATGGAGATTCTTGCCGAACCCGGGCGGTTCTTAGTGGCCAATGCCTGCACGCTTGTGGCAAAGGTTGTCGGGAAGGCCTACCGCGACGGCAAACCCTGCTACTACATCAACGACGGCGTGTACCACACCTACTCGGGGCAGGTCTTTGACCACTGCACCTACCCGGTGCTTGCCTTCAAGGAAGGACCGCGCCAGATCTCGGCCGTATTCGGGCCGACCTGCGATGCATTCGATACGATCACGCTCTCCGCCGAGCTCCCCGAACTCGATATCGGCGATCTCGTGTACTCGGTAAACATCGGGGCGTACTCCATTGCCTCGTCAACGTACTTCAACGGGTTTCCCCCGGCAAAAGTGTTCCACATCAACCAGTAA
- a CDS encoding ASKHA domain-containing protein, whose amino-acid sequence MADTVTITFEPDGKTVEGPPQSILELSRGAGITLRSECGGSGICGKCRVQITKSYGTIAPPTQKEAKQLTAAELAGGLRLACQARVLSGKATVYVLPESRTAAREISGTALEGNVALAPAVQKVRCHLFPPTLEDTRPDLERLVSALPFVPSGIPLPVLSVLPDTLRSAGWDVTAVIWNDRLLTVEAGDTTTEQYGVAIDIGSSKIICHLVDLATGKTLAAEHAENPQIMYGEDVVSRITFAAKDNGNLYRLRYLVVETVNTLIAKMCGATEISKDRIYEIVFDGNTVMHHLFLGITPKYIGVSPFLPGHSAPVSYPAKELGLAINPEGRVTSLPLIAGYVGSDAVADLMLTKIYERQECSLVIDIGTNSELMLGNSDKIVVCSAPSGPSFEGAQISSGMKAVGGAIESVKIEDGKVSYTTIGNGKPKGICGSGIIDLVASLFSAGIITKNGKFANLANPRIVTDGVPKFIVAPKEETESGREITVTEKDINEFLLAKGSLRAGWTILAEKYGIDPKNLDRVYLAGSFGTHINIGNAMALELLPQVPPDRVVFAGETAVGGSQLALLSVHEREAIRSVLTKVQYVELSVEKSFNREYLRSIPISPEAAQRRS is encoded by the coding sequence ATGGCAGATACGGTCACCATTACGTTCGAACCCGACGGGAAGACGGTTGAAGGTCCCCCTCAGTCCATCCTCGAACTCTCACGGGGCGCCGGCATCACGCTCCGGAGCGAGTGCGGCGGCTCGGGGATCTGCGGGAAGTGCCGGGTGCAGATCACCAAATCCTACGGCACGATTGCACCCCCCACGCAGAAGGAGGCAAAACAGCTCACTGCTGCCGAGCTTGCCGGGGGACTGCGGCTGGCCTGCCAGGCCCGGGTGCTCTCCGGCAAAGCTACCGTGTATGTCCTTCCCGAAAGCAGGACTGCGGCCCGGGAGATTTCCGGCACCGCTCTCGAAGGAAACGTTGCGCTCGCTCCCGCGGTACAAAAGGTCCGGTGTCACCTTTTCCCGCCAACCTTAGAGGACACCCGCCCGGACCTTGAGCGGCTGGTCTCTGCCCTGCCGTTCGTACCCTCCGGGATCCCGCTCCCGGTCCTGTCTGTGCTTCCCGATACGCTGCGCTCTGCCGGCTGGGATGTAACCGCCGTGATCTGGAACGACCGGCTCCTTACCGTGGAGGCCGGGGACACAACCACAGAGCAGTATGGCGTTGCGATCGACATCGGCTCATCCAAGATCATCTGCCACCTTGTTGACCTTGCCACCGGGAAAACCCTTGCAGCGGAGCATGCCGAGAACCCGCAGATCATGTACGGCGAGGACGTGGTTTCAAGGATCACCTTTGCGGCCAAAGACAACGGGAACCTGTACCGGCTCCGGTACCTCGTGGTGGAGACGGTCAACACGCTTATTGCCAAAATGTGCGGGGCAACAGAGATTTCCAAGGACCGGATCTACGAGATCGTCTTTGACGGGAATACCGTGATGCACCACCTCTTTTTGGGCATCACCCCGAAGTACATCGGCGTCTCCCCCTTCCTCCCCGGTCATTCTGCGCCGGTCAGTTACCCGGCAAAGGAGCTCGGGCTTGCAATCAACCCCGAGGGAAGGGTTACCTCGCTCCCGCTTATTGCCGGCTACGTGGGCTCGGATGCAGTAGCGGACCTGATGCTCACGAAAATTTACGAGCGGCAGGAATGCAGCCTTGTGATCGACATCGGGACAAACTCGGAGCTGATGCTTGGGAACTCCGATAAGATCGTGGTCTGCTCTGCCCCCTCGGGGCCCTCATTTGAAGGGGCGCAGATCAGTTCGGGCATGAAAGCGGTGGGCGGTGCCATAGAGTCTGTGAAGATCGAGGACGGGAAGGTCTCGTACACCACGATCGGGAACGGGAAGCCAAAGGGGATCTGCGGGAGCGGGATCATCGATCTCGTGGCCTCGCTCTTCTCGGCCGGGATCATCACAAAGAACGGGAAGTTTGCCAACCTTGCCAATCCCCGGATCGTAACCGACGGAGTCCCGAAATTTATTGTAGCGCCAAAAGAGGAGACAGAATCCGGCCGGGAGATTACGGTCACGGAAAAGGACATCAACGAATTTTTGCTTGCGAAAGGCTCGCTTCGGGCCGGCTGGACGATCCTTGCGGAGAAGTACGGGATCGATCCGAAAAATCTCGACCGGGTGTACCTTGCCGGCTCCTTTGGCACGCACATAAATATCGGGAATGCGATGGCTCTTGAACTCCTCCCGCAGGTGCCCCCGGACCGTGTCGTGTTTGCCGGGGAGACTGCGGTAGGCGGATCTCAGCTTGCGCTCCTCTCCGTGCACGAGCGCGAAGCGATCCGGTCGGTGCTTACAAAGGTTCAGTACGTGGAGCTCTCGGTGGAGAAGTCCTTTAACCGGGAATACCTCCGGTCCATCCCGATCTCTCCTGAAGCGGCACAGCGCCGCTCTTAA
- a CDS encoding saccharopine dehydrogenase C-terminal domain-containing protein has protein sequence MDFKNKVLIIGYGAVSKCTLPILLRHVNIPLENITIVDFKDKSQDLKAYTTRGLRFLKRKITPENLTSILTETLGEGGLLVDLAWNIDAGEIVQWCHDHNVLYVNTSVEAWDPLGERYTASPVEKSLYYRQMKLRELTREWADSTTCVVDHGANPGLISHMTKQGLVDIAHKMIEDGLAEDPARFKRLIAEQKFNELAMEVGIKVIHCSERDTQISRFPKIVDEFVGTWCIEGLLEEGTAPAEIGWGTHEKELPPGAHVPTDGPKNAIMIHHMGINTWVRSWVPEQEIVGMVIRHGEAFGISDRWTVWKDGKAIYRPTVNYAYMPCDATIASLHELRGRNYELQSRVRIMNDREISEGSDILGALLMGHPYNSWWTGSILSIEEARKLAPGQNATTIQVALGVVSAVMWMIENPKKGFCLPDDLPHQFVLDIAKPYLGEFWSGPSDWTPLKNRTVYFRENPDNDFDRDDVWQFKNFLFVR, from the coding sequence ATGGATTTTAAAAACAAAGTACTGATCATCGGGTACGGCGCAGTTTCCAAGTGTACGCTCCCGATCCTGCTGCGTCACGTCAATATTCCGCTCGAGAATATCACGATTGTTGATTTTAAAGATAAATCCCAGGACCTCAAGGCCTATACGACCCGGGGTCTCCGTTTCCTCAAACGGAAGATCACCCCGGAAAACCTTACATCGATTCTTACAGAAACCCTTGGCGAGGGCGGTCTCCTTGTCGATCTTGCCTGGAACATCGATGCCGGCGAGATCGTCCAGTGGTGCCATGACCACAACGTGCTGTACGTGAACACGTCCGTGGAGGCATGGGACCCGCTGGGCGAGCGCTATACGGCAAGCCCCGTAGAAAAATCCCTGTACTACCGGCAGATGAAACTGCGGGAGCTGACCCGGGAATGGGCAGACTCCACAACCTGCGTGGTAGATCATGGGGCAAACCCGGGGCTTATCTCGCACATGACCAAGCAGGGCCTTGTTGATATCGCCCATAAGATGATCGAGGACGGGCTTGCAGAGGATCCTGCGCGCTTCAAACGCCTCATCGCTGAGCAGAAATTCAACGAGCTTGCCATGGAAGTCGGAATCAAGGTGATCCACTGCTCCGAGCGTGACACCCAGATCTCCCGGTTTCCAAAAATTGTGGACGAATTTGTCGGCACCTGGTGCATCGAGGGGCTGCTCGAAGAGGGTACAGCCCCTGCCGAGATCGGGTGGGGTACCCACGAGAAGGAGCTGCCACCCGGTGCACATGTGCCAACTGACGGCCCGAAAAACGCGATCATGATCCATCACATGGGGATCAACACCTGGGTCCGATCCTGGGTGCCCGAGCAGGAGATCGTGGGCATGGTGATCCGGCACGGCGAGGCATTCGGGATCTCCGACCGCTGGACGGTCTGGAAGGATGGCAAAGCGATCTACCGTCCGACCGTGAACTACGCGTACATGCCCTGCGATGCAACGATCGCCTCGCTCCATGAACTGCGGGGGAGGAACTACGAGCTCCAGTCCCGGGTCCGTATCATGAACGACCGGGAGATCTCGGAAGGGTCCGACATTCTTGGCGCACTTCTGATGGGCCACCCGTATAACTCATGGTGGACAGGGAGCATTCTCTCGATTGAAGAGGCTCGAAAACTTGCACCGGGCCAGAACGCAACCACGATCCAGGTCGCGCTAGGAGTGGTCTCCGCAGTGATGTGGATGATCGAGAACCCGAAAAAAGGCTTCTGCCTGCCTGACGACCTGCCCCACCAGTTTGTCCTGGATATTGCAAAACCCTACCTCGGGGAATTCTGGTCCGGGCCCTCAGACTGGACTCCCTTAAAAAACCGGACGGTCTATTTCCGCGAGAACCCGGATAACGATTTCGACAGGGATGATGTCTGGCAATTCAAAAACTTCTTATTTGTAAGATGA
- a CDS encoding DUF7557 family protein: protein MSQVTTVRMRTDTKALLDDLKLSPRETYDDVVRRLAESAYDDEPMTKEEIKAMEEGIADIKAGRIRSLRDVMKDLGDDDVISSGTS from the coding sequence ATGTCCCAGGTAACCACCGTGAGGATGCGGACCGATACAAAGGCGCTTCTTGATGATCTCAAACTCTCTCCACGAGAGACGTACGATGACGTGGTCCGCCGTCTGGCAGAATCTGCTTATGATGATGAGCCCATGACAAAAGAAGAGATTAAAGCAATGGAGGAAGGCATTGCAGATATCAAGGCCGGTCGCATCCGCTCGCTCCGGGACGTTATGAAGGACCTTGGCGATGACGACGTGATTTCATCAGGGACTTCGTGA
- a CDS encoding tetrahydromethanopterin S-methyltransferase subunit H family protein: MFFFKAVQKKYQIGGVKIGGQPGETPTLLIGSIFYSRHKIVSDERAGIFDKDAADALIKQQAELSDKTGCPALLDIVGSTPDAIKKYIDFVAGASDRPFLIDSPGVDVKIAAAEYAQEAGLSDRIIYNSVSIETKEPEFDALKKNGTRSVILLAYTKKITSSADRVAVVADLAPRLEGIGVSNILVDTFVMDVPSLTPSGKAAMEIKNRFGYPCGSAAHNAISTWSGVKNLFGKDAVRSADVVANLMPVILGADFLLYGPVEDSAYVFPAVFTIDTSYRYAYRAKEYVTL; the protein is encoded by the coding sequence ATGTTTTTCTTTAAGGCCGTGCAGAAAAAATACCAAATAGGCGGGGTGAAGATCGGCGGGCAACCCGGCGAGACACCGACATTACTTATCGGGAGCATCTTTTATTCCCGGCATAAGATCGTAAGCGACGAGCGGGCCGGCATCTTCGATAAGGACGCGGCCGATGCCCTGATCAAGCAGCAGGCCGAGCTCTCGGACAAGACCGGCTGCCCGGCGCTCCTCGATATTGTGGGCTCGACACCCGACGCTATCAAGAAGTACATTGATTTTGTCGCGGGCGCAAGCGACAGGCCGTTTTTAATCGATTCACCCGGCGTTGACGTGAAGATTGCCGCGGCAGAGTATGCACAGGAAGCGGGGCTCTCGGACCGGATCATCTACAACTCGGTCTCGATCGAGACAAAAGAGCCGGAGTTTGATGCGCTCAAAAAGAACGGGACACGGTCCGTGATCCTCCTTGCGTACACAAAAAAGATCACGAGCAGCGCCGACCGGGTGGCGGTGGTGGCCGATCTTGCGCCACGGCTCGAAGGGATTGGCGTTTCCAATATCCTTGTTGATACGTTCGTGATGGACGTCCCCAGTCTCACCCCTTCGGGGAAAGCCGCGATGGAGATAAAAAACCGGTTCGGGTACCCCTGCGGGTCTGCGGCTCATAATGCGATCTCCACGTGGTCGGGGGTGAAAAACCTTTTCGGGAAAGATGCCGTGCGCTCGGCCGATGTGGTTGCAAACCTGATGCCGGTCATCCTTGGCGCAGACTTCCTGCTGTATGGGCCGGTGGAGGATTCCGCGTACGTCTTTCCTGCGGTTTTTACCATTGACACGTCGTACCGGTACGCGTACCGGGCAAAGGAATACGTTACGCTCTAG
- a CDS encoding type II toxin-antitoxin system RelE family toxin yields MYQIRLSRRAEKDLAAIPREHRIHIEQRLEEFAAHPEARHDVVKVRDSPKVAPRYRMRIGEYRATFFIFRDILLIEIITIGKKKNFDY; encoded by the coding sequence GTGTACCAGATCCGGTTATCGCGAAGGGCGGAAAAGGACCTGGCAGCGATCCCCCGGGAGCATCGTATCCACATTGAACAAAGACTCGAAGAATTTGCTGCACACCCTGAGGCACGTCACGATGTGGTAAAAGTCAGGGACAGCCCGAAGGTTGCCCCGCGTTACCGGATGCGGATCGGGGAATACCGGGCAACGTTCTTTATCTTTCGCGATATCCTTCTCATTGAAATTATCACCATCGGGAAAAAGAAGAACTTTGACTATTAG